The Streptomyces rimosus genomic interval ACTTCGCGGGCGGTACGAGCGGCAGCCCCTGGCTCGCCGACTATGACCCCAAGAGCCACACGGGCACGGTGATCGGCGTACTGGGCGGCCATGAAGGCGGCGGCGACGAGGACGATGTCTCCTACGCCGCGTACTTCGGTGACGAGGTCGCCGACCTCTACAAGCGGGCCCAGGACGAGGCCGAGGGCTGACAGGCACGCGAAAGGGCCGCACCCCGTTTCCGGAGTGCGGCCCTTTCGGCGTGGTGCTACGACCGCTGCGATCAGGCGGCGACGACCTCGACGCCCAGCTTCGCGACGACGTCGGTGTGCAGACGCACGGACACCTGGTGCGAGCCCAGGGTCTTGATCGGCGAGCCGAGCTCGACGCGGCGCTTGTCCACGTCGGGGCCACCGGCAGCCTTGATCGCCGAGGCGACGTCGGCCGGGGTGACGGAGCCGAACAGGCGGCCGGCGTCGCCGGCGCGCACGGCCAGCTTCACCTTGACGCCCTCAAGCTGGCCCTTGACCTCGTTGGCCTGCTCGATCGTGGCGATCTCGCGGATCTTACGACCGCGACGGATCTGCGCGACGTCCTTCTCGCCGCCCTTGGTCCAGCGGATCGCGAAACCACGCGGGACCAGGTAGTTACGGGCGTACCCGTCACGGACGTCGACGACGTCACCAGCGGTGCCGAGGCCGGAGACCTCGTGGGTGAGGATGATCTTCATGTGTCGGTCACCCTTCCCTTATCGCGCGGTGGAGGTGTAGGGCAGCAGCGCCATCTCACGGCTGTTCTTCACGGCCGTGGCGACGTCACGCTGGTGCTGGGTGCAGTTGCCGGTCACCCGGCGGGCACGGATCTTGCCGCGGTCGGAAATGAACTTCCGCAGCAGGTTCGTGTCCTTGTAGTCGACGTAGGAGATCTTCTCCTTGCAGAACACGCAAACCTTCTTCTTAGGCTTGCGAGCAGGCGGCTTCGCCATTGTCTCTCTCCAGTGAGTTCAAGAAGTTTGTGCTGTCGCCCTCAGGCCCCCGGCCGTTTCACGCTGTTTCACGTGAAACAGCGTGCGTACGAGCCGGTCGTCGGACCTAGAAGGGCGGCTCGTCCGAGTAGCCGCCGCCGGAGCCACCGCCCCAGCCACCGCCGCCGCCACCCTGCTGGCCGCCGCCTGCAGGGGCACCGGTCGCCCACGGGTCGTCGGCGGGAGCACCGCCGCCCTGGCCGCCGCCGGAGCCGCCGCCCCAGCCGCCGCCACCCTGGCCACCGCCCTGCGGACCACCGCCGAAGCCGCCGCCCTGGCCACCGCGGCTCGAGGTCTTGGTGACCTTGGCCGTGGCGTTGCGCAAGCTGGCGCCGACCTCGTCGACGTCGAGCTCGTAGACCGTGCGCTTGACGCCCTCGCGGTCCTCGTACGACCGCTGCTTAAGGCGGCCCTGCACGATCACGCGGGTGCCCCGCGTGAGGGACTCGGCGACGTTCTCCGCCGCCTGACGCCACACCGAGCAGGTCAGGAACAGGCTCTCGCCGTCCTTCCACTCGTTGGTCTGGCGGTCGAAGGTGCGGGGAGTGGATGCGACGCGGAACTTCGCAACCGCCGCACCCGACGGGGTGAAGCGCAGCTCGGGGTCGTCGACAAGATTGCCGACGACCGTGATGACGGTCTCGCCTGCCATTAGGGGAACCTCTCGGCGGGTGTGCTGCTGGCTGCTGGTGTGGCTACTCGAACCCGGTCACCGCTGACGCTGATGCGTTCAGTGGGTCTCGGGACGGAGGACCTTGGTCCGGAGGACCGACTCGTTCAGGTTCATCTGACGGTCGAGTTCCTTGACGACCGCAGGCTCGGCCTGCAGGTCGATGACCGAGTAGATGCCCTCGGGCTTCTTGTTGATCTCGTACGAGAGACGACGACGGCCCCAGGTGTCGACCTTCTCGACCTTTCCGTTGCCCTCACGGACGACGGAGAGGAAGTTCTCGATCAGCGGGGAGACAGCGCGCTCCTCGAGATCGGGGTCGAGGATGACCATCACCTCGTAGTGACGCATGTTGAACCCACCTCCTTTGGACTCAGCGGCCACGGTCGTTCCGTGGCAGGAGGGTCATGATGCGTTCCGCACCCGGCCCGACCAGGAGACTGGGCAGACGTGGGCGCAGACTGTACAGAGTACCTGCCGGCGCACCTCCGGTTGAAATCCGGAGGCTGATCCCCCCAATCTGGAACACAACGGGTGTGAGCGGCGTTACAGTTCGCCGCCTGTCATCGGAGGTGTCGCATGGCACAGGCAGTCCGGCCGCAGCATGGCCTCCTCTCTCTACTGAACAGCGACGGCAAGGCCCATCCGGTCGAGAACACCTTGGTCGCCGTGACGCTGGTCTTCGGTTTGACCGCCTTCTTCACCGCCCATTTCCACCAGCTTCACCTGCTGAGTTCCTGGACGGGACTGATCGGCATCGGCACCGGGGCGTGGGGGCAGTTCATCTCCGCCACGACCGGCGAGCGCTTCCTGCTGATCATCGGGCTCGGTGCCGCGGCGGTCGGTTTCTTCCTCGGCATGGCACACGGCGGCCTCTTCGGCGGGGTCCTCGGCTAGCCGGACCCGGGCAGGCGAAGGGGGCTGCACCCCCCTTCACCCAAACGGGGCGCTCCCCTGTCGCAGTAGGCTTCGGCGCGAGAGCCGGAGCCCCGACCCTGGGGACAAACCTGCCGAGGAGCGCCCCGCATGAGCCTGACCCTGAGGACCATCAGCCGAGAGCAGCATCTGGCGTACATCCAGAGTCTGCCCTCGGCGAGCCACATGCAGGTGCCGGCCTGGGCCGATGTGAAGTCCGAATGGCGCTCGGAGAACCTGGGCTGGTTCGACAAGAGCGGACAGCTGGTCGGCGCGGGTCTGGTCCTCTACCGCCAGCTGCCCAAGATCAAGCGGTACCTCGCCTACCTGCCCGAGGGCCCAGTGATCAACTGGTTCGCCCCGAACCTGGAGGACTGGCTGAAGCCGATGCTGGCGCATCTGAAGCAGCAGGGCGCCTTCTCGGTGAAGATGGGCCCACCGGTGATCATCCGGCGCTGGGACGCCACCGCGATCAAAGCCGGGATCCAGGACCCGGACGTCAAGCGGCTGCGGGACATCGAGGCCACCCACATCGAGCCGCGGGCCTTCGAGGTGTCCGACAAGCTGCGCCGGATGGGCTGGCAGCAGGGCGAGGACGGCGGGGCCGGCTTCGGTGATGTACAGCCGCGCTACGTCTTCCAGGTGCCGCTGGAGAACCGCTCGCTGGAGGACGTCCACAAGGGGTTCAACCAGCTGTGGCGCCGCAACATCAAGAAGGCCGAGAAGGCCGGCGTCGAGGTCGTCCAGGGCCGTTACGAGGACCTGCCCGAGTGGCAGCGGCTGTACGAGATCACCGCGGAGCGCGACCGCTTCCGGCCGCGGCCGCTCGGCTACTTCCAGCGCATGTGGACGGCCCTCAACACCGAGGACCCCAACCGCATGCGGCTGTACTTCGCCCGGCACAACGGGGTGAACCTCTCCGCCGCGACGATGCTGGTCGTCGGCGGCCACGTCTGGTACTCCTACGGCGCCTCGGACAACATCGGCCGTGAGGTCCGGCCCTCCAACGCCATGCAGTGGCGGATGCTGCGCGACGCCTACGCGCTGGGCGCCACCGTCTACGACCTGCGCGGCATCAGCGACTCGCTCGACGAGAACGACCACCTCTTCGGCCTCATCCAGTTCAAGGTGGGCACGGGCGGGCAGGCAGCCGAGTACCTCGGCGAGTGGGACTTCCCGCTCAACAAGCTCCTGCACAAGGCGCTCGACATCTACATGTCGCGCCGCTGACCGTCCCACCCGTCTGTTTCGATCGCAAAGCAGCTACGAGAAAGGTTCCGGGCCCGGCCATGGCGCTCACCCTCTACGTCGACACCGCGCGCTGGCGGGCACACCAGCAGAGCGTTCTGCAGCAGTTCCCGGGGCTCGTCCCGGTCTGCAAAGGCAATGGCTACGGCTTCGGGCACGAGCGCCTCGCCGAGGAGGCGGCCCTCCTCGGTACCGATCTCCTCGCCGTCGGGACGACCTACGAGGCGGCCCGCATGAAGGACTTCTTCAGCGGGGACCTGCTCGTGCTGACGCCGTTCCGGCACGGTGAGGAACCGGTTCCGCTGCCGGACCGTGCCATCCGTTCGGTCTCCTCGGTCGAGGGCGTGGGCGGCCTGGTGGGCGCGCGGGTCGTCATCGAGGTCATGAGCAGCATGAAGCGCCACGGCGTCCTGCCGGAGGACCTGCCGAAGCTGGCCGCTGCCATAGAGGACGTGCGGCTGGAGGGCTTCGCCATGCACCTGCCGCTGGACCGTACCGACGGCTCCGACGCGGTGGAGGAGGTCATCGGCTGGATGGACCGGCTGCGGGCCAACCGCCTGCCGCTGCACACCATGTTCGTCAGCCACCTCAAGGCCGATGAGCTCGCCCGTCTCCAGCAGCAGTTCCCGCAGACGCGGTTCCGCGCGCGGATCGGCACGCGCCTGTGGCTCGGTGATCACGACGCGACCGAGTACCGCGGCTCGGTCCTGGACGTCACCCGGATCGGCAAGGGCGATCGCTTCGGCTACCGCCAGCAGAAGGCCGCGTCGGACGGCTACCTGGTCGTGGTGGCCGGCGGTACGTCGCATGGCGTGGGCCTGGAGTCGCCCAAGGCGCTGCACGGTGTGATGCCCCGTGCCAAGGGCGTGGCCCGCGCGGGCCTGGCGACCGTCAACCGCAACCTCTCGCCGTACGTGTGGGCGGGCAAGCAGCGGTGGTTCGCGGAGCCTCCGCACATGCAGGTCTCCATCCTCTTCGTGCCAGGGGAGGCCCCCGAGCCGCAGGTGGGCGAGGAACTGGTGGCGCACCTGCGGCACACCACGACGCAGTACGACCGCCTCGTGGACCGCTGAGCCGCCCTTCACGAAAGCATCGGGCCCGGTACCGCAGACCTGCTCTGCCGTACCGGGCCCGTTCCGTGTGCGTGGCTACCGGTGGACGGAATCTCCGGCCACGCCCCAGCGCACCTGCGCCGCCCCTTCGAACTTCACGGCATGCCGCGACAGCTGGTGCGCTCGGCCCAGCACAAAGACATCCGGCGCGTGATCCAGTACCCCGCCCGACGGGTCGTCCTCACCATCCCGGCGTACGACGTCCCGCTCCGGCAGCAGCACATCACGCACCACCACGGCACACAGGTACAGCGTCCCCAACAGGTGCAGGACCATGGCCAGTTGGTAGCCCTCCAGCGGCAGCCCTTGGTGCTTGTCGCCGTTGCCGGTGTAGGCGAGGTACATCCAGATGCCGAGGAAGTACATGACCTCGCACGCCTGCCAGATCAGGAAGTCGCGCCAGCGTGGCCGTGCCAGTGCGGCGAGCGGGACGAGCCAGAGCACGTACTGCGGCGAGTAGACCTTGTTCGTGAGGATGAAGAGCGCGACGACCAGGAAGGCGAGCTGTGCGAACCGCGGCCGGCGCGGTGCGTAGAAGGCCAGCAGGGCCAGCGCACCGCAACCGAGGATCATGAGCAGGGTGGCGTAGGTGTTCGCGTCCTCCAGCGGATTGCCCGTGCGCTGGGAGATGAGCAGCCAGATGGACCCGAAGTCGATGGGCCGCTCCTGGCTGAAGGTGTAGAACTTCGCCCAGCCCTCCCTGATGTGGAAGCCGGACGCGTCATGCGTGATCATCACCGGCACATTGACCACCAGCCACGCGGCAGCGGCCCCGGTCACGGCCTTTCCGTAGGCGCGCCACTGTCCGGCCCGCCAGCACAGGATGAGCAGCGGCCCGAGCAACAGCACCGGATACAGCTTGGCGGCGGTCGCCAGCCCGATGAACACGCCCGTCGCGAAGGCCCGGCTGCGCGACCACATCAGCATCCCGACAGCGGTCAGGGCGACGGCCAGCAGGTCCCAGTTGATGGTGGCGGTGAGCGCGAGGGCGGGGGCGAGGGCGACCAGGAGGCCGTCCCACGGACGGCGACGGTGGGTACGCGCCACGCAGACGGCGAGGACCGCCGCGCACGCCATCAGCATGCCCGCGTTGACCAGCCAGTAGATCTGCTCGCGCTGCTGGATCGAACCCCCGGTCGGCGTCATCCAGGAGGCGACCTCCATGAACAAGCCGGTCAGCACCGGGTATTCGAGGTACTCCATGTCGCCAGGCAGTTTGTCGAAGTACGGGATCAGACCGTCGGCGAAGCCGCGCCCCGCGTACAGGTGCGGGATGTCGGAGTAGCAGGCGTGGGTGTACTGGCTGGTGGCGCCGAAGAACCAGCCGCTGTTGTAGCAGGGCAGCTTCTGCACCATGCCGAGCGCGAACATCCCGATGGCGACCAGCGCGACGATGCGGACCGGGTTCCACCAGCCCGTGCGGAAGACAGCGCGCCGTCCGGCAGGACCGCCGATCAGTTCGCTTCCGGCAGCCGCCACCTCGTCCCGCCTCGTCGGCCGTACGGGCTCGTCCTGTCGCACGCTCGTCATGCGCCCATCCTGCCGTACGGTCCCGGGCCGAACGCGGAGAAGCCCCCGGCCCGGATTCACCGGGTCGGGGGCTTCGTCCGCCACGTTTCACGTGAAACAGTCAGCGGTCAATCGCGTCGTCCTCCCGACGCGCCGCCGGCCGGACCTCCGATGAAGCCACCGTCGTCACCGCCTCCGGTCCCTCCCGTGTTCGGGCCGGGCGTCGGGGTCACACCGCCGGTGTCCCCACCCCCCGGCCTGCCACCGGTCTGGCCACCGTTGGACGTACCGCCGTTGTGCCGGCACTCGATGTCCCAGTCCGCACAGGTCTGGGTCGGAGTGGGGCTCGCGGGCTCGCTGGGCTTCACCGTCTTGGACGGGGTGGGCTTCGGGGAGGTCGGCGCCGGAGCGGACGGGGTGGGCTTCGGGGACGGGCTCATGCCGTCGCCGTAGACCGTCTGGCCGATCGGCGCGGGGTCCGGGAAGGCTTCGAGCTTCTGGCCCTTCATCGCCTGTGTCATGTACTCCGCCCAGATGCGGGCCGGGAACGAGGCGCCGTGGATCTTCTCCTCGCCGCCTACGCCGTACATCTTCAGGAACTGCTGCTGTTTGGCCTGGTCGTCCACCCGCCACATGCCGATCGTGGTGGCCAGCTGCTTGGTGTACCCGGCGAACCACGCCGACTTGTTGTCGTCGGTGGTACCGGTCTTGCCGGCCGCCTCCCGGCCGTCGGGCAGCTTCGCCGCCGTACCGGTGCCCTTCTCCACCACGGTCTTCAGGACGTCCGTGACGTTGTCCGCGACGGCCGCGCTGAAGCCCGTCTTGGGCTTCGCGGTGTGCTCGTACTCGGTCTTGCCGTCCTTCTCGACGCTCTCGACGGAGTACGGGTCGTTCTGCTGGCCACTGGAGGCGAAGGTGGCGTACGCGCCGGCCAGCCGGATCGCGCTCGGTGCCGAGGTGCCGAGCGAGAAGGTCGGGGTGGTCTTCGCCATGCTCTGGTCGTCGCGCAGACCCGCGGCGATGGACGCTTCCTTCACCTTGTCACGCCCCACGTCCATGCCGAGCTGGATGAACGGTGTGTTCACCGAGAACTGCATGGCGGTACGAAGGGTGATCTTTCCGCGGTCCTCGTTGCCGTCGTTGGCCTGGTGCCACTCCTTGCCGTCCTTGTCGTGCCAGACGGTCCCGTCGTAGTTGAGCAGCTTCAGCTTGTTGTCACCGTTGTAGATGCTGTTCGGTGAGACCCGGGTGCGCCGTTCGGGATTGTGCGGGTCCCGTACGCCGTCGGTCATCGCCGCCGCCAGCACGAACGGTTTGAAGGTCGAGCCGACCTGGACACCGGTGTAGTCGGCGTTGTTCGTGTAGTGCTGGGTCGCGTCCTTGCCGCCGTAGATGGCGACGATCTTGCCGCTCTTCGTGTCGACCGAGGCGCCGCCGAACTGGACATACTTGTCCACCTCGCGCTTGTCCGGCTTGATGTGCTCCTTGGTGACCTTGTCCACGGATTCGGCGAGTTCGTTGACCTTCTTCTCGTCGAAGGTCGTGTGGATCTCGTAGCCGCCCATCTTCAGCTGGGAGTCCGTGATCTTGGTGTTCGCCGTGATGTAGTTGTTGGCGAGGTCGACGAGGTAGCCCTTCTGGCCACGGAGGTCCATGGCCTTCTTGGGCTTCCTGGGCATCGGGAATTCCTTGATCTGGTCCCGGTCCGACTTGTTCATCCGGCCGACCTCGACCTCACGGTCCAGCGTCCACTTCCAGCGGGCCTCGGCGCGCTTGAGGTTCGCGCCCTTGGCCTCCGTCGAGATGTACGGGTCGTAGAGGTTGGGGCCGTTGAGCAGCGCGGCCATGAAGGCGCTCTCGCTCGGCGTGAGCTTGTCGCAGTCCTTGCCGAAGTACGCCCGGGACGCGGCCTGGATACCGTACGCACCGCGCCCGTAATAGGCGGTGTTGAGGTAGCCGGCCAGGATGGTGTCCTTCTTCACCTTGATGCCCACCTTCACCGAGATGAACAGCTCGGTGATCTTGCGCTTGAGGGTCTGCGACTGGTCGAGGTACGTGTTCTTCACGTACTGCTGGGTGATGGTCGAGCCACTCTGGGTTTCGCCGCCCTTGGCCATGTTGAAGACCGCACGCGCGATGCCCATCGGGTCGACGCCCGAGTCCTTGTAGAACGAGGCGTTCTCCGCGGAGATCACCGCGTCCTGCATGGTCTTGGGGATCGAGGTGATCGGTACGATCTGGCGGTTGAGCTCTCCACCGCCGGCGACGACCATCGGCTTGCCGTTGGACCAGTAGTAGACGTTTTTCTGCAGCTGCGACGCCTTCTGCACGTCCGGGATGTCCACGTAGGCGAGCGCGAGACCGGCCGCACCGACGACCAGCGCCATGAAACCGATGCAGGTGGTGAGGACCTGCTTCCACGAGGGCACGAAGCGGCGCCAGCCGATCTTGCCGGACCGCGGGTAGTCGATGAACCGCTTCTTGCCGGGCTTGCCCGCTCCCCGGCCGCGCCCACGACCGCCTTCGCCACCACCGCCGCCGGTGCGCCGGCCTCCACCGCGTCCGCCTTGACCACTGCCTGAGGCCATCGCAGCCGTATCGGATGCGCGCCGCCGGCCGCCGCGTTGTGCGGCCCGCCGGGCCTCCGCTCTGCCGCCGACCGGCCGCTCCTGCCCGTACGCTTCGGAGTCGGGAGCCGGTCCGGGGGTGGGTGCAGAGCCACGGGAGGGCGCCGCACGGCGCCCCGATTGCTGTGCGGCTCGTCGGGCCGCTGCACGTCCGCCGCCCTGTGGCTGGGGCGGTTTGCGACGGTGCTCGCTCATGGAACGAATACTCCTCGGGCAGGCGCGCTATCTATCTCGTCGCCTGAAGGCGGCAGTTGGCTTCAGGTCCCCCCGACGTACGGCACCCATATGGCTCATGGGGTCGCACTACACCGAGGACGGGGACGTCCCCTGTCGCCCCACGGTTCCCGGCAGTCTGCATGCCGCACAGACTACGCACGGCCAAAACCTGCTCACTGTTGAAATTCACTCCAAATCCGTCAGGTTGGGTGGAACGAAACAGTGATGTGACGGCGCTCACCATCCCTCCTCTTGTCCCTCCCGTGCACCCGACCTATCGTCTGGATGTATCGAGTCGATACATCAGCTCGGCATAAAGAACGCACGAGGACAAGGAGGCGGGCATGAGCAGGCGGTCCGGCATCCTTGAGTTCGCCGTCCTCGGACTGCTTCGCGAGTC includes:
- the rplI gene encoding 50S ribosomal protein L9 codes for the protein MKIILTHEVSGLGTAGDVVDVRDGYARNYLVPRGFAIRWTKGGEKDVAQIRRGRKIREIATIEQANEVKGQLEGVKVKLAVRAGDAGRLFGSVTPADVASAIKAAGGPDVDKRRVELGSPIKTLGSHQVSVRLHTDVVAKLGVEVVAA
- the rpsR gene encoding 30S ribosomal protein S18, which encodes MAKPPARKPKKKVCVFCKEKISYVDYKDTNLLRKFISDRGKIRARRVTGNCTQHQRDVATAVKNSREMALLPYTSTAR
- a CDS encoding single-stranded DNA-binding protein — encoded protein: MAGETVITVVGNLVDDPELRFTPSGAAVAKFRVASTPRTFDRQTNEWKDGESLFLTCSVWRQAAENVAESLTRGTRVIVQGRLKQRSYEDREGVKRTVYELDVDEVGASLRNATAKVTKTSSRGGQGGGFGGGPQGGGQGGGGWGGGSGGGQGGGAPADDPWATGAPAGGGQQGGGGGGWGGGSGGGYSDEPPF
- the rpsF gene encoding 30S ribosomal protein S6, encoding MRHYEVMVILDPDLEERAVSPLIENFLSVVREGNGKVEKVDTWGRRRLSYEINKKPEGIYSVIDLQAEPAVVKELDRQMNLNESVLRTKVLRPETH
- a CDS encoding lipid II:glycine glycyltransferase FemX, encoding MSLTLRTISREQHLAYIQSLPSASHMQVPAWADVKSEWRSENLGWFDKSGQLVGAGLVLYRQLPKIKRYLAYLPEGPVINWFAPNLEDWLKPMLAHLKQQGAFSVKMGPPVIIRRWDATAIKAGIQDPDVKRLRDIEATHIEPRAFEVSDKLRRMGWQQGEDGGAGFGDVQPRYVFQVPLENRSLEDVHKGFNQLWRRNIKKAEKAGVEVVQGRYEDLPEWQRLYEITAERDRFRPRPLGYFQRMWTALNTEDPNRMRLYFARHNGVNLSAATMLVVGGHVWYSYGASDNIGREVRPSNAMQWRMLRDAYALGATVYDLRGISDSLDENDHLFGLIQFKVGTGGQAAEYLGEWDFPLNKLLHKALDIYMSRR
- a CDS encoding alanine racemase, producing MALTLYVDTARWRAHQQSVLQQFPGLVPVCKGNGYGFGHERLAEEAALLGTDLLAVGTTYEAARMKDFFSGDLLVLTPFRHGEEPVPLPDRAIRSVSSVEGVGGLVGARVVIEVMSSMKRHGVLPEDLPKLAAAIEDVRLEGFAMHLPLDRTDGSDAVEEVIGWMDRLRANRLPLHTMFVSHLKADELARLQQQFPQTRFRARIGTRLWLGDHDATEYRGSVLDVTRIGKGDRFGYRQQKAASDGYLVVVAGGTSHGVGLESPKALHGVMPRAKGVARAGLATVNRNLSPYVWAGKQRWFAEPPHMQVSILFVPGEAPEPQVGEELVAHLRHTTTQYDRLVDR
- a CDS encoding glycosyltransferase family 87 protein, giving the protein MTSVRQDEPVRPTRRDEVAAAGSELIGGPAGRRAVFRTGWWNPVRIVALVAIGMFALGMVQKLPCYNSGWFFGATSQYTHACYSDIPHLYAGRGFADGLIPYFDKLPGDMEYLEYPVLTGLFMEVASWMTPTGGSIQQREQIYWLVNAGMLMACAAVLAVCVARTHRRRPWDGLLVALAPALALTATINWDLLAVALTAVGMLMWSRSRAFATGVFIGLATAAKLYPVLLLGPLLILCWRAGQWRAYGKAVTGAAAAWLVVNVPVMITHDASGFHIREGWAKFYTFSQERPIDFGSIWLLISQRTGNPLEDANTYATLLMILGCGALALLAFYAPRRPRFAQLAFLVVALFILTNKVYSPQYVLWLVPLAALARPRWRDFLIWQACEVMYFLGIWMYLAYTGNGDKHQGLPLEGYQLAMVLHLLGTLYLCAVVVRDVLLPERDVVRRDGEDDPSGGVLDHAPDVFVLGRAHQLSRHAVKFEGAAQVRWGVAGDSVHR
- a CDS encoding transglycosylase domain-containing protein yields the protein MSEHRRKPPQPQGGGRAAARRAAQQSGRRAAPSRGSAPTPGPAPDSEAYGQERPVGGRAEARRAAQRGGRRRASDTAAMASGSGQGGRGGGRRTGGGGGEGGRGRGRGAGKPGKKRFIDYPRSGKIGWRRFVPSWKQVLTTCIGFMALVVGAAGLALAYVDIPDVQKASQLQKNVYYWSNGKPMVVAGGGELNRQIVPITSIPKTMQDAVISAENASFYKDSGVDPMGIARAVFNMAKGGETQSGSTITQQYVKNTYLDQSQTLKRKITELFISVKVGIKVKKDTILAGYLNTAYYGRGAYGIQAASRAYFGKDCDKLTPSESAFMAALLNGPNLYDPYISTEAKGANLKRAEARWKWTLDREVEVGRMNKSDRDQIKEFPMPRKPKKAMDLRGQKGYLVDLANNYITANTKITDSQLKMGGYEIHTTFDEKKVNELAESVDKVTKEHIKPDKREVDKYVQFGGASVDTKSGKIVAIYGGKDATQHYTNNADYTGVQVGSTFKPFVLAAAMTDGVRDPHNPERRTRVSPNSIYNGDNKLKLLNYDGTVWHDKDGKEWHQANDGNEDRGKITLRTAMQFSVNTPFIQLGMDVGRDKVKEASIAAGLRDDQSMAKTTPTFSLGTSAPSAIRLAGAYATFASSGQQNDPYSVESVEKDGKTEYEHTAKPKTGFSAAVADNVTDVLKTVVEKGTGTAAKLPDGREAAGKTGTTDDNKSAWFAGYTKQLATTIGMWRVDDQAKQQQFLKMYGVGGEEKIHGASFPARIWAEYMTQAMKGQKLEAFPDPAPIGQTVYGDGMSPSPKPTPSAPAPTSPKPTPSKTVKPSEPASPTPTQTCADWDIECRHNGGTSNGGQTGGRPGGGDTGGVTPTPGPNTGGTGGGDDGGFIGGPAGGASGGRRD